CTTGTGAAAATAATGCTCAAGCTTGTGTTGAAGATCAATTCGCTCAATGTGTTGGTGGAAAATTCCAATTGAATTCTTGTGGTGGTGGTGAATTAAAATGTGTTGTCTTACCATTGGTTAATAAACCAGGAACTTCTATTACTTGTAGTACTGAAGCTGATCGATTAGCCCGTCTTGCTGATGCTCGTGGTGGAAAAGCACcagaaaatggaaaaaatggTCAAGATGGAAAAGTACCAAAAAATGGTAAAGATGGTAAAGATGGAAAAGCTCCAAAAAATGGTAAAGATGGTAAAGATGGAAAAGCTCCAAAAAATGGAGATGATCTAAAAGCACCAGATAATGGAGATGGTGGAAAAGCAccagaaaatggaaaagatGGAAAATTACCACCCGAcgataatttatgtaaatgcCCTCCTTCTAACAACGATGGCGGTAATGGCAAAGAAAATGACAATAAAGATGGCGGCAACGGCAAAGAAAATGACAATAAAGATGGAGGCAATGGCAAAGAAAATGACAATAAAGATGGCGGCAATGGCGATGGAAAAGCACCAGAAAATGGAGATGGAAAAGCACCAAAAAATGGTAAAGATGGTAAAGGTGGAAAAGCACCAAAAAATGGAGATGGTAAAAAAGCAccagaaaatggaaaagatGGAAAATTACCACCCGAcgataaattatgtaaatgcCCTCCTTCTAACAACGATGGCGGCAATGGCAAAGAAAATGACAATAAAGATGGCGGCAATGGCGATGGAAAAGCACCATCcgataatgataaattaaaaacaccTCCAGCTAATGGTGATGGAAATAACAACcaagataatttaaaaacacCTCCCGCTAATGGTGATGGAAACTTGGCAGACATCCGAAAACAGAATGCCGCTGATGCAAAAgctttacaaaagaaatttgatGCACTCAAGCCAGACGATAAATGTAATGACAATGACGTAGCTTGCGTTGATAATAAGTTTGCCCAATGTTCTGGTGGAAAATTTGCTTTAAGTGATTGTGCTTCTGGAACCATCTGTGCTGCTTTACCTTTAGTTTTGAAGAAGGGTACTACTGTTGCTTGTACTACTGAAGCTGATCGTGATGCTAGACTTAAACAATCTGAaacaaatacaaaataatttttttttatatttgtttagattattattcttttgttggttagaattttttttttaaaaaaaatctttttttgtaggattagTTATGATAGGAAAAATATTACTctcttttactttctttttagtttgtcaaaaatttttttattaattgttctATTGCgcaataaaaatgtaattttttgtttataaaattgtaaaaaaaaaaatgagtatttttgattgattatattattgatgTTGATATCTGTAAATTGTATGCTATTTATGTCTTCGAAGAACCATTATTaaactgaaaatttatttttaaagaatttatgccGAAATCGATGGTAAACTTGCTGAAAAGATCAAGGCACGTGATGATGACTTCACTAAGGAGGCGCAAAAAATCTTATCAATGAACAACTTGACCACGTTAATATCGAAGCCTGCCGTAATGATTTTAGCTTTTAGCTCAGTTAATGCTTCCATCGAAGCTCTCCAAAATGGATTAATTCAATACTATGCAATTGTCATAAGAAATCTGCCAATCGAAACTGACCAACAAAGTGTGTCAAACCATTCCGAAGCATCAAATCGATCACATGCAAGCTCATCCAGAAGTTCATCTAGCTCGGGTTCAATGACATTCAAGGGTGCTAGCTTAACTATCTGGACTCAATTCAAGGAAATTTTCGATAAAATTAAGGCAGAAAAAAGATTCTTAAAGAAATGTGTCTTCATGTAGCAATGGAAATTTGTGAATTAGGTGGGAATATTAAGAAGGTTATGGTTTAAGAGAAATATCAAGAAGAAGGATGGGTATATTAGTACTTTATATGATATTGGTTTATGAATAGATAGcaaaaacaatgaaaataatgaaaacttAGATAGTAATGTGGAGTAGCAGGAAGGAACTCTCATCTCATGGGTTAGGGTTCGAGATGCTTCCTCCCTTTAGACCTACtacaatatcttttattacatttattttatttgcttaTCTGACCCcagatatttaaattaagcAAAGCAAATAAGCAAATACATTACATAGATTacataatagaaataaaagcGTTTACATATTATAACAGGTAATcaggtttgtttttttttaactgtgCTGTATAGAATCGTGgttaaagaattattcaagAAAGTTCATCCATAAAAGTTCAGCGATACCTGTAAAAGGCtaaagataattaaataaaaggatTTCGTCTGATAAAATactgtaaaaaatatactatacaTTAATTTTCTGATTTAGCGAATTGACAAGAGCACGGATTATGATTGTcatgtttattattagaatgtAATGACATGACCATTTCTGCCATCTGTAAAAAGA
The Rhizophagus irregularis chromosome 19, complete sequence DNA segment above includes these coding regions:
- a CDS encoding uncharacterized protein (SECRETED:cutsite_AQG-QN; SECRETED:prob_0.4748); SECRETED:SignalP(1-21) is translated as MKFSILLALALSYTTLSSAQGQNFRPANADKAEQLTKEFAKLTKDSPCENNAQACVEDQFAQCVGGKFQLNSCGGGELKCVVLPLVNKPGTSITCSTEADRLARLADARGGKAPENGKNGQDGKVPKNGKDGKDGKAPKNGKDGKDGKAPKNGDDLKAPDNGDGGKAPENGKDGKLPPDDNLCKCPPSNNDGGNGKENDNKDGGNGKENDNKDGGNGKENDNKDGGNGDGKAPENGDGKAPKNGKDGKGGKAPKNGDGKKAPENGKDGKLPPDDKLCKCPPSNNDGGNGKENDNKDGGNGDGKAPSDNDKLKTPPANGDGNNNQDNLKTPPANGDGNLADIRKQNAADAKALQKKFDALKPDDKCNDNDVACVDNKFAQCSGGKFALSDCASGTICAALPLVLKKGTTVACTTEADRDARLKQSETNTK
- a CDS encoding uncharacterized protein (SECRETED:cutsite_VNA-SI; SECRETED:prob_0.4261); SECRETED:SignalP(1-23) encodes the protein MNNLTTLISKPAVMILAFSSVNASIEALQNGLIQYYAIVIRNLPIETDQQSVSNHSEASNRSHASSSRSSSSSGSMTFKGASLTIWTQFKEIFDKIKAEKRFLKKCVFM